The region TTGGGCAGAGACTGCTCTGGGGCAGAGATGCAGACTTATACAACAACGAGGGAGTTGACGAGCTCACTAACGAGGCAGCGTTTATAAAGGAGTGGCGAAAGCACGGGCCTTTAGGCGTACTTCTCGATATTATCAACTATATCTACACACCGCAGCAGTACAATCTTTTTAAGAAGGCGCAGCGTACAGCTTACCGTGAGCTACCTCACGACGCAGACGACAAGCTCACGATACTATAGCCAATAAAGCCAGTAGTcacacgctggaactcatacttCGACTGTTTTGAGCGAGCTATAAAGCTCGCGCCGGCCATCAACGCGTACGCGAACACCCACATACAAAATACAGCAAAAGAGGATATCTACGCCGACTCACGGGGCAAAAatcggcctgctgctccacAGTAGATGAGATTAGACGGCCTCACAGCTGCTAATTAGGCTATTATTACCGACTATATAGAGGTTCTTAGGCCACTCAAAGAGTGTACAAAGCGCTTTAAGGGACGTAGCGAGTATAGCTTTAGCGCGATCGCTGAGGTGATCCCAACGTTTGAGTTTCTACTCACTTAATTAGAAGCTCGCCTCCTCTACTACGATTGCGTAGTCCATAACGCTCACGACAAGGCAcccgaagatcaccttcctATCAATCTACGCGCAGCGCTACTTAAGGCGAACGAGTACTACGCCAAACTTAACGactcgccagcttactacgctgctacaatactctatcctcgctacaaacACTACTGCGATCAAGCGTGGGCTGAGAAGCCTGACTGGCTGGCGCTTAATAATCTTAATTTCCAGGCACTGTGGGCGGATTACAAGTCGCTGCCGTTACCGAGGCCTTGCTACACACGCGCACCGAAGAAACCGGGCAATATTGACGACGCGATTGACGGCATTATTGATCCCACACGCGGCAATACTaaggaggatgagtatgagcAGTGGAAGCGCGAGCCAATCGTTGGCAAGGGCACCGATCCTATACAATACTGGTTCGGGCTGCGCGATCAATATCCCAACCTTAGTAAGATGGCGCTTACTATACTCTCTATACCCGCttcaagctgtgagtgtgagcgcgTCTTCAGTGAGCTCGGAGATCTACTAGAGCCTCGCCGACGCTGTATATCACCTGAGCTACTAGCAGCACTACACTCAGTACGACGATGGAGACGGGCAGGTTTTGGTGGCGGCGACAACGACGATATGGGCCAATCAAAGCTTACCGACGAGCAGATGGACGTTTTGTACGAGCTTAGCAAGTGGGTgggcgaagacgacgatCTAGATACATGGGACGACGGCTgagactcaacaccaaaaaatATATACAACTTTCCTATTTGGGAATCAAGCACCCAAGCTACCAATCAAGCTAACAACTTTCCGCCAAgccaattcaatcaatccagccaaATCTCATACAAACAgccaatcaatcaagccGGGGGCTGTCAGCttgcttgattgattgatcTCAGGTGTGGCTACAACCAAACCGGATCAATGCTTCTATATCCAAGATCCACCGCCAGCACTAGATCCCTCTTCATTTCCACACCATGAAGTCTCTCTCCCGGAGCAAGGTAGTGGTTATGTATTTGACGGACTAGAGGCTGAAGCGCAGTCTAGCTTTGACTTTGACGCGGACATTGACAACTGTCAGATGTGGGAGGACCAAGCATACATGAGGgagaaggttgttgtattaagTGAGTAACAGAGAGGGACTATATACGTGAGTAGCGAGCTGAGTAAGCACGCACTAGTGGGTCATGTGAGTACATCATTCACAGTGTACTTAGTGCACAAGGTGCCAGGTCTGACAACAACTATAACAGTCTTACCGAGGTTGCTAATGCTCGAGCAACACCTCAGCGTCGGGATACATCCCAAAACGCTCCACGTCACGACGAGATCAGTGCATCATTTGATGCCCGTAACATACTCGATGGACGTCGTCGCATCACTCGACCGCCCAACCGATACGCGGCAGTCTCTCGTTGCTTTGCTACGGCAATTACAGaggcaacaacaacagactTACCGCCTGAGCCTGCCACACGCAAGGCAGCACGCCTTCATCCATACAGCAAGCAATGGATCGCTGCTGAAGATGAAGAGCTCGTATCACTCGACCAGAATGGCACATGGGAGACCACAACCACGATCCCTCCCGGCGTATACGCCCTGCCTACTAAGTGGGTATACAAATACAAAGTCAAGGACGATGGACAACTCGAGCGCTTCAAGGCTCGACTGGTTGTCTGTGGCAATAGGCAGGAGACCGACTTCTGGCGCGAAACCTACGCTGCAGTAGCTCGCGCAACTACACTGAAAGTCCTTCTCGCCCTTGTCGCAACCGAAGACTTAGAATGCGAGCAAGCAGACGTTGTTACCGCCTTTCTCAACGGTAAACTAGACAAAGACGAAGTAGTCTATGTctgtaacgggctgagccctaggtcacatgactaggccgctggcctagtcgcttccttccttctatcaCTCCTTCCCCCAGCAGCCCGTGCACCGTGCGCCGcgcgccaacccaaacaaagcgggatggccgcccacttcctcttcttctcttcatctcgactgtaaatagcatctggattaggtagctggaatacagtaccTATAGACCGTTCACATACAGTCGAGATCTCGAAGCAACCGAAGATACCGAAGACAACGAAGTGACGTCATGTCAGACACCGCCATGCCAGACTCTGCAGAGGGCTCCCACATGCCGGCAAACGATGCGAACCAGCTGCTAAGGCAGCTGCTGCAGAAGATCGAAGAAATAAGCGACAGAGAGAAGGACACAAGTGCTAGGATGAGGATGCTGGAGACGTCTTCCCGACTGCCTGACTACAGGGCAGACGCCACAAAGACGCCAAAGCCGACGACGCCAACCGCCAAGGCGAGCGACTCACCTATCTACACCGCCCCAAAGCCACGTCCAAGCTTACCTCACCCACCTACGTTCGGCGGCAACAAATCTcaatggcgaggatggaagCTAGAGATGGAAGGCAAGATTGAAGAAGATGCCCTAGCTATTGGAAGCCTTAGGGCTCAGCTACGCTACATCTTCATGCACCTTGAAGGAGCAGCAAAGACGAACGTTACAACGTTCTACGAGACGCAGCTTAGACAAGACTTGCCAAACCCTTGTCAACTCCTTGAGCGCCTTGAACTCCTCTATGGAGAACGCAACCGCAAGCAGAAAGCAATCCAGAACCTGCCCTCTATACGCCAACGAGAAGACGAGACCTTCATATCCTTCTACCCTCGCTTTGAGAAAGAGATTGCCAACGCCAACGCAGAAGGATGGGACGATGACGCGAAGATATCCTACCTCCGCAACGCACTCAGCAACAAAATGAGAGACCGCCTCGTAGGCCTTTCTGGAAGCGACACCGACACGTACGCTGGGTTTGTTCAAAGATGCGTAGACGTAAGTAACGACATGGAACTCTATGGTCAGTGGACAAAGAAGAAAGTTGCAGGCAGCGGCTACACAGCTGGATACACCCTCCCCCCAGCTCCAATGACAACAGTTGACGCCAATGTTGCTGGCTACAGCAATCACCAGGACATGATGGAATGGGAACCTACGCAGCCCGCAACCACTCAAGTGAACGCTGTCGGTCTCCGTGGCAAGGCCAACATAAATGGGTTCCCTTCTAAGCGCCCTGAGGACCAAGAGCTTCTTGGGAAACGGGCAAAGTGGGTGAACCAAGAAGAAATCGATGCTCGACGCCAGGATCGACGTTGCCTCCGATGCGGCCGCAACAACTGCCGAATAGCTACTTGCCCGCTGGCAGCCGCACTTCGACCA is a window of Pyrenophora tritici-repentis strain M4 chromosome 2, whole genome shotgun sequence DNA encoding:
- a CDS encoding Dimer-Tnp-hAT domain containing protein; this translates as MPPKKRVSNSAPSPRKRARGTASQPVAIDSQLYQSQPSALSPPPPYTHTFESRLRESQPEDAIVAPAEGSEQATLAPSSEAADNAIYCHGYRVALLKDPTRVFFICHWCFKHKLTDIGIRLYNTSAAVSSAARHLSEQKLGHRLVALGKTLVASVYNALTTARVPISQAQRFRFAAVDWLVANNHPISEPCVVYELSQSLSKIYISFDRWTTKGGKRGFLGIVAYYVNSDGKLRDLPIALPQLTGAYSGDRLAKVVLSILEQFSISERTLGYFVLDNASNNDTAVAAIAHELNFNPIHRRLRCGPHTINLIGQRLLWGRDADLYNNEGVDELTNEAAFIKEWRKHGPLGVLLDIINYIYTPQQYNLFKKAQRTAYQARLLYYDCVVHNAHDKAPEDHLPINLRAALLKANEYYAKLNDSPAYYAATILYPRYKHYCDQAWAEKPDWLALNNLNFQALWADYKSLPLPRPCYTRAPKKPGNIDDAIDGIIDPTRGNTKEDEYEQWKREPIVGKGTDPIQYWFGLRDQYPNLSKMALTILSIPASSCECERVFSELGDLLEPRRRCISPELLAALHSVRRWRRAGFGGGDNDDMGQSKLTDEQMDVLYELSKWVGEDDDLDTWDDG
- a CDS encoding Retrotrans-gag domain containing protein; translated protein: MPDSAEGSHMPANDANQLLRQLLQKIEEISDREKDTSARMRMLETSSRLPDYRADATKTPKPTTPTAKASDSPIYTAPKPRPSLPHPPTFGGNKSQWRGWKLEMEGKIEEDALAIGSLRAQLRYIFMHLEGAAKTNVTTFYETQLRQDLPNPCQLLERLELLYGERNRKQKAIQNLPSIRQREDETFISFYPRFEKEIANANAEGWDDDAKISYLRNALSNKMRDRLVGLSGSDTDTYAGFVQRCVDVSNDMELYGQWTKKKVAGSGYTAGYTLPPAPMTTVDANVAGYSNHQDMMEWEPTQPATTQVNAVGLRGKANINGFPSKRPEDQELLGKRAKWVNQEEIDARRQDRRCLRCGRNNCRIATCPLAAALRPTYVGVKTAKSTVVTKAAVEEDSEDPQAEQ